The genomic DNA GCTTTTCAGATCCGGCGGCCGACCTTCAAGATCCACCAGTTCAAGCCGGACGACATCATTCTGTGGCAGGCGGACGAGCGGAGCCCCGGGGATTACAACGACGGATCGAGCAGTCCCAGCGAGGGGATCACGCGGAGTCACAACATCGGGACGACGGTGGGGGTGGTGGACGGCCATGTGGAGTACATGAAGATCACGGCGTTCAACCGGGAGGCGACGCGACGGCCGGGCCGGTTGTGGAATGTGCCGGGCAGCGTGAGGGGGGACGGGCCGTGAGGAAAGGGGGAGGGCTATGAAAGCGATTTGCTGCGGGGTGTTGATGGGGGCGATGGCGGTGTTGTCAGGCTGCGGGTCCGGGGGTTCATCCTCCGGGGTGGACGCGGACGCGCTGGAGGCGGTTTTCCAGGGGGAGGCTGCGGTGGAGGAGACGGCGCCGGACGAGAGCACCACCGACGTGCTGGTCCTGCCTTCGGGCGGGGCGGCGGGCAGCGAGGTGTCGCTGCGTGAGGTGGCCGGCCAGGCGGCGGTGGCGATTCGAAAGGACGACCTGGCGGAGGCGATGATGCTGTTGCAGACGCTGCGGCGGGCGCGCAATCTGTCGCCGAACCAGTTGACTGCGGTACAGGATCAGATGGCGGCCCTGCAATCGGATCTGGCCAGCCGGGCGGAGAGCGGGGATGCGCGGGCGAAGCAGGCGTTGGACCTGATCATGCAAAGCACGCGCTGGTGAGCGTAACGACGGCCCATGGCGATTGAGTCGGTGGATGTGCGCAACCGGATTGCGCAACTGCGACGGCAGCGGCGGTGGTGGCCGACGGTGGCGGCCCTGGGGTCCACGTTGGCGATTCTGGCGCTGGCGGTTTGGGTGTTGCGGGAACACCTGGATGCATGGACCGGGCCCCTGGCGTTCCTGGCGATCGGGTTGATGCAGTATCGGTTGGTGCTGGCCTCGCATGAGGCGACCCACAAGACCCTGCTTCAGCCGGTGTGGCTGAACGAGGCGGCGGGACTGTTTTGTGCGTCCCTGGTCGGGGTCTCGCTGTTCAACTACCGTCGGGCGCACTTGGAGCATCACAAGGCGCCGCAATCCATCGAGGAGGACATCGACGGGTACATCTACCGGCCCCTGCTGCGGGCCCGACCGGGCTGGCCGCGGCTGGTGCTGCTCTTCACGGGGAACTACGTGGATATTCTGACCAAGCTGCGACGGAAGTTTTTCGGGGACGGCGATCTTGAGGGGGCCCATGCAATGGCCGGGGCGGAGCAGCCGGGTCCGATGCAGGTGGCGAGGCAACTGGCGCCGCTGGCGGTGGTGCAGGGCGGGGTGTGGGCGTTGTTTGCCTGGCAGGTGGGGTGGTGGAGCTATCCGGTGTTCTGGCTGGCGCCGATCTTCGTGGTGGCCCTGCAGATGGACCGGATCCGGACGTTTCTGGAGCACGGGTACAACTACTTCTTCCCGGGTCCGCCGGTGGCTGATTTGTCGGTGGCGCCTCAGAGCACGATCGACGTCGAGACCAACCCCGTTGAGCGGTACCTGTTCGCGCCGTTTGGATTCAGCGATCATCAGGCGCATCACGCGCAGCTCACGGTGCCGTTTTACAACCTGCCCGAACTGCGGCGGCTGCTGGAGAGCCAGCAGCCCGGGTATGTCCGGCGGGTGCGGGCCTCTTACGTGACGCTGCTGTACCGGATGATCCGCGCCCCGCTCGCGCCGGGGGTGACCGTGCGATGAGTTCCTCCGCCGCGGCCCTGTTGTCGGCCAGTCAGCTTCAGTTGGCGTTCGGGTTTCAGCGGGTGTTGGACGGCGCCTCGGTGAGTGTCCAGCCTGGGGAGAAGGTCGGGCTGGTGGGGCGAAACGGGTGTGGAAAGACGAGCCTGTTGCGGATTCTGGCGGGGGCGGCCGAGCCGGATGGGGGGGAGATTTCCAGGCGCCGGGGGGCGCGGGTCGGGTATCTCCCGCAGGAGTTCGAACTCGATGGGGCGGGCACGGTGCGGGAGAACATCGAGGCGGGGGCGGCGGATCTGCTGGAGTGGGTGCGACGGTACGAGGCGGGGGAAGGCAGCGAGGCGGAGTTGGGGGAACTGCAGCACCGGATCCAGGATGCGGACGGCTGGCATTTCGAGGCGCGGCTGGAGGCCTGCGCGACGGCGTTGGGAGCGCCGCCGCGCGATGCGGTGGTCGGGCCGTTGTCGGGCGGGGAAAAGCGGCGGGTGGCGCTGTGCCGGGCGCTGGTGGCACGTCCCGATCTGCTGTTGCTGGACGAACCGACCAACCATCTGGATGCCGACTCGATCGGCTGGCTGGAGAGCTTTCTGCGGGACTTTCCGGGGGCGGTCATCTTCGTGACTCACGACCGGTACTTTCTGGATGTGATTGCGACGCGGGTGATCGAGCTGGCCGAGGGACGGTGTTTTTCGCACCCGGGCAATTACACGGCGTATCTCGAGGCCAAGGCGGTGCGGCAGCAGATCGCCGAGCAGGCCGAGCGTCGGCGCCAGCGTTTCCTGCGGGAGGAACTGGAGTGGGTTCGGGCGGGGGTGAGGGCGCAGCGGTCGAAGTCGCGTCACCGTCTCGACAAGTTTTACGCGACGGCGGGTCTGGAGGCGCCGCCGGAGGAGCGGGAGATGGACCTGATTCTGCCGCCGGCGCCGGAGATGGGGAATGTGGCGGTGGCTTGCGAACGGGCGGGGGCGCGGGTGGGTGAAGGGACGGAGGCGCGGTGGTTGTTTCGCGGTCTGACCTTCTCGCTGAAGCCGGGTCAGTGCACCGGGGTGGTGGGCCGCAACGGGGCGGGCAAGACCACGCTGTTGCGGTTGTGTCTGGGCGAACGGGCCCCGGACGAGGGGACGGTGACCTTCGGGAAGAAGGTGGCGTTCAACTACATCGACCAGTCGCGACTGCAGTTGAATCCGGGTCGCACGCTGCTGGAGGAAGTGGCGGGTGTGAACGAGATCGTTCATTTCGGGACCCAGCGCCTCAGTGCCCGGGCGTATCTCAAGCGGTTCCTGTTTCCGGACGAGCGGCTGATCGAGCGGGTCGAACGGCTGTCCGGGGGGGAACGGGCGCGACTGCTGCTGGCCAAGGTGCTGTGCCGGGGCGGCAACGTGATCGTGCTCGACGAACCGACCAACGATCTGGATCTGCCGAGTCTGCGCATGCTCGAGGAGGCTCTGGCGGATTTCGATGGCAGCGTGCTGGTGGTCAGCCATGACCGCTACTTTCTCGACCGGATCTGCGACCAGGTGGTCGCCTTCGAGGAGGGCGGGGTGTGGGTGCAGCCGGGCAACTACTCGTACTACCTCGAGAAACGTCTCGAGCGGGAGACGCAGGCCCGTCGGGGCCGGGAGGTCTGGGAATCCGGCGGCATGGTGGTTCCCGCGTCCCAGGGCACCGATTCCGGGCGGTCCGTCCGCCCCCGGCGGCTGAGTTTCAAGGAGCAGCGCGAACTGGAGGGGATGGAGGCGGCCATTCTGGAGGCGGAGGAGCGGGTGGCGGAGCTGGAACGGACCTTGAACGATCCGGAGTTTTTCGTCACCCGGGCCCGGGAGGCGCCGGATCTGATCGCCGAACTGGACACGCGCAAGGCCGCGGTCGGACGCCTGTACGAGCGCTGGCACGAGCTGGACCAGGTTGCCCGGTAGGCCGGGCCCGGTAGGCCGGGCGGCGAAGGGGTCCGGAGGGGCAACCCCGAGCGCTTCAGTGGGTTCGGCCGCATGCCGATAGCGAAGGGGTGGGGATGGTTCAGCGCATTGTCGTGCCGTCCGCGCCCGAGGGGTGCGGGTCGGTGTGGTTCACCGCCACCGAGGGTCCGGAGTCGCCATGAGGGGGTTTCCTGGCATGGGCCGGGTCGCCTGGACCCGCGTTGGCGAGACCGCGTGGCGCTGGGGGTGCGGGATCGCCGTCGCCAGCCTGGTCGCAGCGGCCGCCACGGTCCGGTGCGATGCGGGCGAGACGCATGAGGTGCCCTACCTCGGGGAGGTCTGGACCACCGAGGACGGCCTGCCCGGGAACACGGTCACCTCGATCCTGCAGACGCGGGATGGATTTCTGTGGATTGGGACCTTCAACGGTCTGGCGCGGTTTGATGGGAAGCGGTTCACGGTATTCCGGCAGGAGGCGCATCCGGGAATGAGCAGCGAACGGATTCTGTGTCTGACCGAGGACCGGGCCGGGGTGTTGTGGATCGGGACGGAGGGGGGCGGATTGATGCGGTACGCGGAGGGGGCGTTTTCGAGTCTGACGACGGCGGAGGGGCTGGCTCACGACGTGGTGAGGTCCGTGCACGAGGATGAGCGGGGGCAGATCTGGGTGGCGACCCTGGGGGGATTGAACCGTGTGGTGGCCGGGCGGGTCGAGGAGCGCCTGGGCAGGGAGCGGGGATTTCCCGGGGAGGAGTTTCATGGGCTCGGCTCGGATGCCCAGGGCAACCTCTGGGTGAGCGGGCCACGGTGGCTGGGGATGCTGCGGGACGGTCGCTGGACGCGGTTCGAGGCGGACGATCCCGACACGCATGGCGGCGCCGAGTTGCTGGGCGACAGCGGGGAGGACAGCGGGGAGGACAGCGGGGAGTTCCGCTGGCTGCGGCTGCCGCAAGGGGTGTACCGGATCGATCCTTCGGGCCAGGTTGGATACTATCGCGGGGGGTATGGGGGCACCTTGTGGACGGATCTGGACAACCGGTTGCGGCGTTGGAACGACGGGCGGGTCATTGGGGCCGAGGCTCACGCCGACCTGCTGCAGACGAAGGTGCGGACACTTTTCGAGGACCACGAGGGAAGCGTATGGGTGGGGACGTGGGCGGGAGGGCTGGTGCGGTTGAAGGAGCGGCGGGTGACCATGCTGACCCGTCGGGACGGCCTGAGGCACGACGTGGTGATGTCGCTGTGGGAGGACTCGGACGGGTCGATCCTGGCCGGATTGAACTGCGGCGGGATCGACGTGCTCCGGGGCGGTCGGGCGACCCCGCTCGAACCGGCCCGGGATCGGTGCGTCTGGTCGGTGTTGCGGGATCGATCCGGGGTGTTGTGGGCGGGGACGTGGGGGGACGGACTGTTGCGGATCGAGGGCGACCAGGTCGAGACCTGGCGGGCCGGCACGGGACTGCGGGACGATGTGGTGCTGTCGCTGTACGAGGATCGGGCGGGCGGTTTGTGGATCGGGACGTATGACAGCGGATTGAGCCATTTGCGGGACGGGCGGTTCGAGCATTTTGGTTTGGGGGAGGGGCTGACCGGGAAGTTCATCACGTCGATCGTGGAGGATGGGGTTGGGGGGGTATGGGCCGGATCCAATGGGGACGGGTTGTTCCGCGGGGAGGAAGGTCGCTTTCGTCGGTATGGGCGGGACGACGGATTGCCCAACGAGGGGGTGCGAACACTGTTTCTGGACGGGGAGGGACGACTCTGGGTCGGAACGGGCAAGGGCCTGGCGATCTGGAGGAACGGGCGGTTCCACGCCTTCGGGGCGGCGGAGGGGCTGATTTCCGACGTGGTGTACCAGATCATCGAGCAGGGTGCGTTCCTGTGGTTGGGGACCCAGCAGGGGATCCTTCGGGTGTCCCGGGACGGCCTGCTGGCGGTGGCTCGCGGGGAGCGGACGGAAGTGCAGCCCCTGCGTCTGGGCCTGGCCGATGGGATGGCCACGGCGGAGTGCACCGGTGCGTTCAGTCCGGCCGGGCTGCTGGGCCGGGACGGCCGCCTGTATTTCTCGACCATCAAGGGTGTGGCGGTGGTGGACCCGGCGCGCATCCATCCGAATCGGGTGCCGCCGGCCGTGCAGATCACGGACGTCCGCGTGGACGGAACGGATTGGAGCGGCGGGGGCGGATCGGTCAGCGAGGCGGTGCTGCCGCCGGGCACGGAACGGCTCGAGTTCGACTACACGGCGCTGAGCTTTCGGGATCCTTCGGCCGTTCGATTCCGGTACCGGCTGGTGGGGTTTGACCGGGACTGGGTGGAGGTGGGATCGCGGCGGACGGCCTATTTCACGAACCTTCGACCGGGGCACTATCGGTTCCAGGTGATGGCGTGCAACGATGACGGGCTTTGGAACAAGGAGGGGACGGAATGGATCTTCCGGGTGGAACCGCGGTTCCACGAGACGCCGGCCTTTTACGTGCTGGCGACGCTTGCGGTGATGGGGGCCGGACTGGGAGCGCATCGCTGGCAGGTCCATCGATGGCGGAGGCGCCAGGCCTGGATCGAGAAGGCGGTGCAGGAGCGGACGCAGGCGCTGCGGGAAGAGGTGTCGGTGCGCGAGCGGGCGGAGCAGGAGGCCGAGCAGGCGCGGCTGGCGGCGGAGTCGGCGAACCAGGCGAAGAGCCAGTTCCTGGCCAACATGTCCCATGAGATCCGGACCCCCATGAACGCGGTGATCGGGATGAGCCATCTTCTGCTCGAAACGCCGCTGGGACCGGACCAGCGCGAGTTTGCGAAGACGGTGAAGGAGAGCGGCGAGGCCCTGCTGGAGATCCTGGATGACATCCTCGATTTCTCGCGAATCGAGGCGGGAAAGCTCTCGTTCGAGGATCAGGACTTCGATCTGCGACAGGTGCTGGAAGGCACGCTCGACCTGGTGGCGGCGAGGGCCCGGGAGAAGGGGCTGGCGATGTGGCATCGCCTGGGGCGCGAGATTCCGACGGCGCTGCGGGGCGATCCGGGCCGATTGCGGCAGGTGCTTCTGAACCTTCTGAGCAATGCGATCAAGTTCACGTCACGCGGGGATGTGTGGCTTGAAGTGACGACGGTCGAGGATTCGGAGTCGGAGGTGACGCTTGGGTTCGCCGTCCGGGACACCGGCATGGGCATTGCCCCTGAGGCGCAGGCGAGGCTGTTCCATGCGTTTGAGCAGGCGGACAACTCGACGACACGGCGTTTCGGGGGCAGCGGTCTGGGCCTGGCGATCTGCCGGCGGCTGGTGACCATGATGGGCGGTGAGATCGGTGTGGAAAGCGAGGTCGGGCGGGGATCCACCTTCCGGTTCACGGCACGCCTCCCGAAGCGGATGGCCGTGGCTTCCACGGACGCCGCGAACGCCCTTCAAGGAGTCCGGGTGCTGGTGATCGAATCCCACGGCGGGCAGCGGGAGGCGCTGGCGTCGTGGCTGCGCGAAGCGGGTTTGCGATGCGACAGCGCCGTTCCCGACGGTCGGGCCGTCGCCGCGCAGGTGCGGGAGGCGTCGCGGCTCGGCGACCCGTACCGGTTGATCCTGATGGATGACAACGTGCTGGAGACCGAGCGGGAGGCGGTGATGGCCGTCCGACGGGACGGTTTGGTCGGGCAGCAGGTTCGGCTGGTGGCGATGACCCCGCTGGGGCAGCGGACCCGGTCCTTGCGTCCCGGGGAGGACGGATCGGATGCCTGGATGACGAAACCGATCCGGTATTCGACCTTGCTGGAGACGTTGGCCGGGGCGCTGGCCGATTTGAGACCGGGGGACGTCGGGGTTTCAGCCGGACCCGCCGACGAGCCGGGTCCGGAGGCCGGACTTCGCGTCCTGCTGGCCGAGGACAACGCGGTCAACCAGAAGGTCGCCTTGAGGCAGTTGAGCAAGCTGGGCTGCGCCGTCGAGGCCGCGTCCAGCGGTGTCGAGGTGCTGGAGCGGTTGGCGGCACGGCGGTACGACATCGTGTTGATGGACTGCCACATGCCGGAGATGGACGGATTCGAGGCCACACGGCGGTGGCGGGCGATCGAGGCCACGCGGGGCGCGGGGCGGGTGCCGGTGATCGCGCTGACGGCCAACGCGATGCCGGGAGATCGGGACGGCTGCCTGCGTGCGGGAATGGACGATTACATGTGCAAACCCGTGCGGATCGAGACCCTTCGGGCCGCGCTGAGGCGATGGGGGCCGGGGAGGGGGCAAGGGGAGCACTGCGGGGTCCAGGGAGGGGCCATGGAGGCTGGCGGTTGGGGGGCCACACCGTAGCGTGCTGGGGATTGGAGGGGAGCGATGCGCGAGGTGGTGGGATGGGACGGGTGGAGGGTTGCGGCCGGCTGAAGCCGGGACACCGAACGCGGTGCATCCCCAAGTTGTCGGTGAGGAGGCAGCAAATCGGAGGGACGAGCTCTGCGAGTCCACAACCCAACGCTCCACACCGTTGCGGCCTCGTGGAACCCGGCCCTCCGAGGCGATGCTTCGCGAAGTTCGCGCCTCTACCGACAACTCCGGGATGCACGGCCGGACGGGACCGGGCGGTTTGCCCCTTGAAGGGTTGCGGGCCTTTTGTTTGCATCTGGCCCATGAAGAATTTTGCGGCCGCTTGCGTGCTGCTGATCGCCTTGTTGACCACGGCCACCGGCTGTTACAGGACGCTCGACGACCGCTCCCGGGCAGGGGTGCCCTTCGGCAAGGACCGGATCAGCGGGCAGTACGAGCGTTCGGTGGACAAGGTGCAGGAGGCGGCGCGTCGGGTCCTGGCGTACAACGGGCAACTGGTGAGCGACGACATTGTGAACCGCGTCCTGGTGGGCCGGGTGGACACGCGGACGGTCTATGTGGGCCTGACCGAGCTGCAACCGAACCTGACCGGAGTGACCGTGCAGGCGCGACGGCAGGGGGGCGGGACCGACATCGATCTGGCGGCGCAGATCGAGAAGGAGATCGCGCTGAACCTGCGGTAGGGCGCGAAGTCAGAGCCGGCCCGGCGGGTTCACGCCATGGATGTCCGGCGGTAGGGCGGAGCCTGGGGTGGGACTCTTCGCGGAGATGCCGCGGGTTCGAGATTTCACGCCTGGGCTGGCGGGTGGCCTGCGGTCAGCACATTGCGGAGGACGGTCAGGAGCGTTTCCGCCGAGTAGGGCTTGGCGAGGAAGTGCTGCACTCCGACGGCGTTGGCCCGGTCAACGTTTTCCCCCCCGGTGATGCCACTGGCGGCAATGACCCGAACCGCGGGGTGGATGCGCCGGAGGACCTGGATCATCGCTGGACCGTCCATGACGGGCATCATCATGTCCGTGAGGACGAGGGCGATGGACGAGGGGGACTGCTGGGCAAAGAGGGAGACGCCTTCCGCACCGTTGGCGGCGGTGAGGACGCGGTAGCCGAAGGCTTGGAGAGTCTGGGCGGTGACCTGGCGGATGATGGGTTCGTCATCGACCACCAGGATGGTTTCCCCGTTGCCTTGCGGCAGGGGTTCGAAGCGGGTCGAGCCTGGGGCATCGGCGGATGGGGAGAGGTGGGCGGGGAGATAGACGCGAAACCGGGTGCCGATGTCCCGATCGCTGTACACCCGGATGAAGCCTCCGTGGCTCTTGACGATGGCCAGTGCCAGGGAGAGGCCGAGTCCGGTGCCGGCACCGATTTCCTTGGTGGTGAAGAACGGTTCGAAGACGCGATCCAGGTCGGCGGTGGCGATGCCGGTGCCGGTATCCTCGACCTCGACGACCACGTGGGGTCCGGTCCTGGCATCGAGGTTCATGGCGGCGTAGGCCGCGTCGATGTCGGTATTGCGGACGCGGAGGTGCAATCGCCCGCCCTCGGGCATCGCGTCGCGGGCGTTGAGGCAGAGATGGAGCAGGACCTGGTGCAGTTGGGCGGGATCCCCCAGCACGGACCAGGGGTTCGGGTCGAGCACAGCGTGGATGGCAACGGATGAGGGGCAGGCTTCGCGGGCGGTTCTCTGGATGTCCCGGATCAATCGATCCAGGCGGACCTCGATGCGCCGGCCCGGGACACCGCGGGCGACCGAAAGCACCTGGTTGACGAGGTCCACGCCGCGACGGGCGCAATCGGCGATGGTGTCGAGGATCTGCCGGGCCCTGGGTTCGGTGAGTTCGGTGTCGAGCAGGCCCAGGCCGAGCAGGATTGGGGAGAGGATGCCGTTGAGATCGTGGGCGATGCCGGTGGCGAGGGTGCCGATGCTCTCGGATCGCC from Verrucomicrobiia bacterium includes the following:
- a CDS encoding fatty acid desaturase; this encodes MAIESVDVRNRIAQLRRQRRWWPTVAALGSTLAILALAVWVLREHLDAWTGPLAFLAIGLMQYRLVLASHEATHKTLLQPVWLNEAAGLFCASLVGVSLFNYRRAHLEHHKAPQSIEEDIDGYIYRPLLRARPGWPRLVLLFTGNYVDILTKLRRKFFGDGDLEGAHAMAGAEQPGPMQVARQLAPLAVVQGGVWALFAWQVGWWSYPVFWLAPIFVVALQMDRIRTFLEHGYNYFFPGPPVADLSVAPQSTIDVETNPVERYLFAPFGFSDHQAHHAQLTVPFYNLPELRRLLESQQPGYVRRVRASYVTLLYRMIRAPLAPGVTVR
- a CDS encoding response regulator, which translates into the protein MAPPIAQDSASDTRVLVVGPAPETVALLKGAGIDTEAAPASNAALDRARAWRPDLVLVEPDAPDFPCVQFVAALKSDPRLAGVFVVFLAAPAVPAERLVPLLDAGADGSVRRPVSDTELLACIRVFLRQKRTADSLRDTRRLLETAQRIAQVGSWQRHFGDNRLVWSEEIYRIFGVDPDAPTEAGSDAFFSRVHPDDRDQLLAARERALRGDGPLDLEHRIVRPDGDVRHVHERAVLIKDPSGRAVALAGTVQDITSRKRLEQEVLRARRSESIGTLATGIAHDLNGILSPILLGLGLLDTELTEPRARQILDTIADCARRGVDLVNQVLSVARGVPGRRIEVRLDRLIRDIQRTAREACPSSVAIHAVLDPNPWSVLGDPAQLHQVLLHLCLNARDAMPEGGRLHLRVRNTDIDAAYAAMNLDARTGPHVVVEVEDTGTGIATADLDRVFEPFFTTKEIGAGTGLGLSLALAIVKSHGGFIRVYSDRDIGTRFRVYLPAHLSPSADAPGSTRFEPLPQGNGETILVVDDEPIIRQVTAQTLQAFGYRVLTAANGAEGVSLFAQQSPSSIALVLTDMMMPVMDGPAMIQVLRRIHPAVRVIAASGITGGENVDRANAVGVQHFLAKPYSAETLLTVLRNVLTAGHPPAQA
- a CDS encoding ABC-F family ATP-binding cassette domain-containing protein, with the translated sequence MSSSAAALLSASQLQLAFGFQRVLDGASVSVQPGEKVGLVGRNGCGKTSLLRILAGAAEPDGGEISRRRGARVGYLPQEFELDGAGTVRENIEAGAADLLEWVRRYEAGEGSEAELGELQHRIQDADGWHFEARLEACATALGAPPRDAVVGPLSGGEKRRVALCRALVARPDLLLLDEPTNHLDADSIGWLESFLRDFPGAVIFVTHDRYFLDVIATRVIELAEGRCFSHPGNYTAYLEAKAVRQQIAEQAERRRQRFLREELEWVRAGVRAQRSKSRHRLDKFYATAGLEAPPEEREMDLILPPAPEMGNVAVACERAGARVGEGTEARWLFRGLTFSLKPGQCTGVVGRNGAGKTTLLRLCLGERAPDEGTVTFGKKVAFNYIDQSRLQLNPGRTLLEEVAGVNEIVHFGTQRLSARAYLKRFLFPDERLIERVERLSGGERARLLLAKVLCRGGNVIVLDEPTNDLDLPSLRMLEEALADFDGSVLVVSHDRYFLDRICDQVVAFEEGGVWVQPGNYSYYLEKRLERETQARRGREVWESGGMVVPASQGTDSGRSVRPRRLSFKEQRELEGMEAAILEAEERVAELERTLNDPEFFVTRAREAPDLIAELDTRKAAVGRLYERWHELDQVAR
- a CDS encoding response regulator, which codes for MRGFPGMGRVAWTRVGETAWRWGCGIAVASLVAAAATVRCDAGETHEVPYLGEVWTTEDGLPGNTVTSILQTRDGFLWIGTFNGLARFDGKRFTVFRQEAHPGMSSERILCLTEDRAGVLWIGTEGGGLMRYAEGAFSSLTTAEGLAHDVVRSVHEDERGQIWVATLGGLNRVVAGRVEERLGRERGFPGEEFHGLGSDAQGNLWVSGPRWLGMLRDGRWTRFEADDPDTHGGAELLGDSGEDSGEDSGEFRWLRLPQGVYRIDPSGQVGYYRGGYGGTLWTDLDNRLRRWNDGRVIGAEAHADLLQTKVRTLFEDHEGSVWVGTWAGGLVRLKERRVTMLTRRDGLRHDVVMSLWEDSDGSILAGLNCGGIDVLRGGRATPLEPARDRCVWSVLRDRSGVLWAGTWGDGLLRIEGDQVETWRAGTGLRDDVVLSLYEDRAGGLWIGTYDSGLSHLRDGRFEHFGLGEGLTGKFITSIVEDGVGGVWAGSNGDGLFRGEEGRFRRYGRDDGLPNEGVRTLFLDGEGRLWVGTGKGLAIWRNGRFHAFGAAEGLISDVVYQIIEQGAFLWLGTQQGILRVSRDGLLAVARGERTEVQPLRLGLADGMATAECTGAFSPAGLLGRDGRLYFSTIKGVAVVDPARIHPNRVPPAVQITDVRVDGTDWSGGGGSVSEAVLPPGTERLEFDYTALSFRDPSAVRFRYRLVGFDRDWVEVGSRRTAYFTNLRPGHYRFQVMACNDDGLWNKEGTEWIFRVEPRFHETPAFYVLATLAVMGAGLGAHRWQVHRWRRRQAWIEKAVQERTQALREEVSVRERAEQEAEQARLAAESANQAKSQFLANMSHEIRTPMNAVIGMSHLLLETPLGPDQREFAKTVKESGEALLEILDDILDFSRIEAGKLSFEDQDFDLRQVLEGTLDLVAARAREKGLAMWHRLGREIPTALRGDPGRLRQVLLNLLSNAIKFTSRGDVWLEVTTVEDSESEVTLGFAVRDTGMGIAPEAQARLFHAFEQADNSTTRRFGGSGLGLAICRRLVTMMGGEIGVESEVGRGSTFRFTARLPKRMAVASTDAANALQGVRVLVIESHGGQREALASWLREAGLRCDSAVPDGRAVAAQVREASRLGDPYRLILMDDNVLETEREAVMAVRRDGLVGQQVRLVAMTPLGQRTRSLRPGEDGSDAWMTKPIRYSTLLETLAGALADLRPGDVGVSAGPADEPGPEAGLRVLLAEDNAVNQKVALRQLSKLGCAVEAASSGVEVLERLAARRYDIVLMDCHMPEMDGFEATRRWRAIEATRGAGRVPVIALTANAMPGDRDGCLRAGMDDYMCKPVRIETLRAALRRWGPGRGQGEHCGVQGGAMEAGGWGATP